In the genome of Opitutia bacterium KCR 482, one region contains:
- a CDS encoding VOC family protein, whose translation MKIDHVAIFVRNLEATKNFYVKYFNAAVNNKYRNNKTLLETYFLSFDSGTRLEIMSRPDLFEGSNELLRTGLIHLSFKLGSEKLVDSKVKQLESDGYKIISNPRTTGDGYYEACVSDNEGNFIEIIA comes from the coding sequence ATGAAAATAGACCATGTCGCAATTTTTGTTAGGAATTTAGAGGCTACTAAAAATTTCTACGTTAAATATTTCAACGCCGCCGTAAACAATAAGTACCGCAACAACAAGACTTTGCTTGAAACCTATTTTCTCTCCTTCGACTCCGGAACGCGGCTTGAAATAATGTCGCGCCCCGACTTATTTGAAGGCTCAAATGAATTATTAAGAACGGGATTGATTCATCTTTCCTTCAAACTTGGCTCGGAAAAATTAGTTGATTCAAAAGTAAAACAACTGGAATCGGACGGATACAAAATTATCAGCAATCCCCGCACAACAGGCGACGGCTATTACGAAGCATGTGTTTCCGACAATGAAGGCAATTTCATTGAAATCATTGCATAG